CTCCATCGATGATGTACAGCGGTTCGGCGGAACCATTGGATCCTGTTCCTCGTACCCTTACGCGCATGCTGCTACCGGGAGAACCGGAGGCTGGCAATACCGTTACACCCGGCGTACGGCCCTGTAATGCCTGTTCTATACGGCTGCTGGACACCGTCGCGATCTGCTCGGCCCTTACGGACGAGATGGCACCGGTTACCAGGCTCTTTTTTTGTGCGCCATACCCTACCACCACGATCTCGTTCAGGGCTTTATTGCTGGCGTCCAGCTGAATATTCAGCGTGGTGGGGCCGGTCACCAGCACTTCCTTTGCGTCGTAACCAATGAGGGAGAACACGAGGGTTTTGCCTACCGGCACTTCCAGGCTGAACGTACCATCTGATTTTACTTGTGTACCCCGGTTTTCACCTTTGATGAGTACATTGGCGCCGGGTAGTCCGTCGTTACCGGCGGCATCATTTACGGTACCGCTTACACGAACCGGGCGTACAGTGTCGGCCACCTGGTTAAACGATGATCCGGTGCCGCCCTTAGGGACAGACATCAGCAGCAGGATATCATCCTTCTTGTCCTTTTGCGACGGATTGCTGGAGGCCCCGCCGCGAACAGGTGCATCAACCGGTGCCGGCACGATTGCATACGTATTCGGCTGCACGATTTGTGCGTCGAGCCCCAGCGGGGCGAGCAGCGCACGCAGCATTTCATCTACGGCACGGTAACGCGAGGGATCGAACTCTATTTTAACGTCGGGTAATTTTTTGGCTTCGTAGAGCAAGTCTACTTTGTATGTTTTGTGGATTTCTTTTAACAGGGTAACGAGTGTCTTTTTAGACTTACCGCCTTGTTTTACAGATTGGTTCGTCCGGTTGTAGGCCAGGTCTTGCGGAAAGGCCGCGTACGACGAATAGCTGATTGCCGCCAATGCCGTAATGAACAAGCCTTGCCTGCAAAACAAAATTCGCTTTTTCATGATGTGGAATTGTTTAAAAGCGTTAAATATTTTCTCTTCTCCGATTTTAGTTGATATCAGCCATGTGTTGTTGTTGGTTACTTATGGGCGGATACTCTTTATCCGCCCATTTTTCGATTTAGATCCGTTTGCCAAGGATGCTAATAAGCGTGTCGTTTAACAGGTTGAATAATAATGGTGCGTTGGGATGTTCTCATAAACAAAGCTATAAGCGTAATAACTTATAAGCAGATCTAGTTTTTCGGTTTAAATATTAATTGCTTATCCTTTTTCTCGATATTGATGTTCATTGTAATCGAAAGTGCCTTTGCGAACTGGTCGATGTCGTCGGCCGAAAGGTCGCCGCTGATATCGCGGCTACGCAGCGATTCATCTGCTATCACTACCTCATAACCAAACCTGGTGCGTATCAGCGTGGTAATATCTTCCAGCGTCGTATTATCGAAATGGTACCGGTGATTACGCCAATCCGCTATCTGTTCCACATTGGTAAATACCCTCCGGAAATCCTTCTTCTGCGTGATCTGCACCTCATCGCCCGGACTCATTACGTACGCGTCGGGCCGTTCTTTACCGGTGAGTTGTACTTTACCTTCTGCCAGTGACACCGTGGTTTTTTGTTCCAGGATGTTTACGTTAAACCGCGTACCTAATACTTCTACATTTATATTATCTGTATGTACGATAAATTTAGCATTTCCGCTGCCCGGCTTTTTCGTGATTTCGAAGTACGCCTCTCCTTTCAGCCATACGGAGCGAGCTTCACTTGAGTTCCAGGCGGCTGGTACGCTAAGGGTGGAGTTAGCGTTGAGGAATACGATGGAGCTATCCGGCAGCACTACCCTTTTAATTTCGCCGTAGGCGGTGGTGATATCGTTGGTACGTGCGCAGTAAACCTGCCGACCGATGTACCAACCGGCCCCGATTACTAACAAAAAGGACATCACTGCGGCCACCCGGCGCAACTTCCGCCGCCTGTCGGCAGCGGCCATTTCGTTTGCTATACCCGCCTCCACCTGCTCCCAATTCTCCCGGGTCATTTCCCCCGGCACCGGCCTTTGCCGGAACCGGAAGGGCATTGATCCATCCTTCCCTGGCACCGAACGCTCGTCCATATCTTGCGTGCTTTTGTAAGTAAGACACCGGATTAAATAGCCGGATACTCCTTTTTTGAAGAAATTTTAGAAAAATATTTTGGCAGCCAGCCAAACCGGCCCCAGTAGCGGAAGGTGCGACACCAGCTCGCGCAGCTGCTTCAGTGCTTTTTGCATGAGGTTGAGCACGGACTGATAGTTAATATCCATCACGCCCGCTATTTCATCGTAGGAAAGTTCTTCGTAATAATAGAGGTAGATGATCTCTTTTTGCCGTTTGGGCAGTTCGTTGAGGTAACGCGCGATTTTTGCTTTGAGGTCTTGTTGCTGCTCAGCGGTAATGATAATATCTTCCGTGGAAAATTCGATGTCTGGCTCGGAGGGCGGCAATATTTGCAGGCGCCGCAGGCTACGCAGCTGGTTCAACGTTTGCCGGCGCAGGGCGGTGAGCCAAAAAGCCCGCACATTTTGCAGCATGCCTATCCGCTCTTTCTTAAACCATATCTTGATAAAAAGCTCCTGTACCACATCATTTGCCAGCGCCTCGTCGTTAAGCATAGCAAAGGCATACCGGTACAATACCGGGTGCAGCAGTTCATGAACGTGAGAATAAGCCAGTGTATCTCCGCCCAGCACCGCCTCCCACCAAATGCGTAAGTTGTCGTCTGTACTCCGGATTTCTGACATGATTTAGGCCAAAGCTAACAAAACATTATCCTGTAAAATAAGCAATAGAAATGATTTTTAAAGCAGCTTGGGGTGGACGGAAAAAAGAAGGCCGGGAACTGCTAGCGTCCCCGGCCAAAGGTGTAAAAAATACCGTTTATTCTGTTTTCAGACTTTTGACCGGATCGGAGAAGGCGGTGCTTAATGCGCGTCCACCTACGGTAATCCAGGCGATGAGTACAGACGTCAGGATGGCGATTGCAAACACGCCCACACCCATCGGCGCTCTATAGGCAAAATCCTGCTGCCACGACTGCATAAAGTACCAGGCAATGGGTGCGGAAATCAGGAAAGCGATGCCCGTAAGCACCGTGAACTCGCGGGAGAAGAGGTAAAGAATATTCGCCACCGAAGCACCTAACACTTTACGAATGCCCATTTCCTTCTTGCGCTGCACGGCCATGAACGACACCAGCCCGTACAGTCCCAGGCAGGAAATGAAGATGGCGATACCGGCAAAGATTTCGTACACGGTTGCCAGTTGTTGCTCCTCCCGGTAAAAGCTGGCCACTTTATCGTCGAGGAACTGGTAACTATAACTGTAATCGGGATAAGCGGCGTTCCAGTACTTTTCGATGGCATCCATGGCCGGTTTCACATTTGCGACTGACAGACGGATATTCAACACCCGGTACTGCCGCATGGCTGACGACATCAAAATAGGATCGATATGATTGTGTAAGGAACTGCTGTGAAAATCTTTGATCACTCCCACGACCGGTAAATTCATCTGCCCCCACAGATCGATGCGTTTACCGATGATCTCGGAAGGATGTTTTAAACCCAGTTTACGCACTAACGACTCATTCACAATAAACTCGCGCACCGTATCGGAGGCCGATGAGTAATTATGACCGGCTACAAAATCAATATTGTACACTTTAAAGAAGTCACCATCCGCCCATTTGATCGTGGTGGGCCAGTCGGTA
This genomic interval from Chitinophaga horti contains the following:
- a CDS encoding FecR family protein, producing the protein MDERSVPGKDGSMPFRFRQRPVPGEMTRENWEQVEAGIANEMAAADRRRKLRRVAAVMSFLLVIGAGWYIGRQVYCARTNDITTAYGEIKRVVLPDSSIVFLNANSTLSVPAAWNSSEARSVWLKGEAYFEITKKPGSGNAKFIVHTDNINVEVLGTRFNVNILEQKTTVSLAEGKVQLTGKERPDAYVMSPGDEVQITQKKDFRRVFTNVEQIADWRNHRYHFDNTTLEDITTLIRTRFGYEVVIADESLRSRDISGDLSADDIDQFAKALSITMNINIEKKDKQLIFKPKN
- a CDS encoding RNA polymerase sigma factor, with the translated sequence MSEIRSTDDNLRIWWEAVLGGDTLAYSHVHELLHPVLYRYAFAMLNDEALANDVVQELFIKIWFKKERIGMLQNVRAFWLTALRRQTLNQLRSLRRLQILPPSEPDIEFSTEDIIITAEQQQDLKAKIARYLNELPKRQKEIIYLYYYEELSYDEIAGVMDINYQSVLNLMQKALKQLRELVSHLPLLGPVWLAAKIFF